Proteins encoded in a region of the Thermovirga sp. genome:
- the nusG gene encoding transcription termination/antitermination factor NusG, with amino-acid sequence MDKTERHWYIIQTYSGYENRVKANLQQRIATMGMDEKVFHVLVPIEERVTVKDGKSKRTKRKVFPSYVLVDMILDDQSWYVVRHTPGVTGFVGAGSYPIPLTEREVSEIMSKIGKEQVKPKIEIDLKPGDVVRVKAGPFEGQVGPVAEVLEDKGKVKFSVVVFGRDTLVEADYTDLEKI; translated from the coding sequence ATCGACAAGACGGAGAGACACTGGTACATTATCCAGACCTATTCAGGATACGAAAACAGGGTTAAGGCCAACCTCCAGCAGCGCATTGCCACGATGGGCATGGACGAGAAAGTCTTCCATGTCCTCGTGCCCATTGAAGAAAGGGTCACCGTCAAGGACGGCAAGAGCAAGCGCACCAAGAGGAAGGTCTTCCCCAGTTATGTCCTGGTGGATATGATCCTCGACGACCAGTCCTGGTATGTCGTTCGTCACACGCCCGGCGTCACGGGTTTCGTGGGGGCCGGGAGTTACCCCATACCACTCACCGAGCGGGAAGTCAGCGAGATCATGAGCAAGATCGGCAAGGAACAGGTCAAGCCCAAGATCGAGATAGACCTCAAGCCGGGTGACGTGGTGCGGGTCAAGGCCGGTCCCTTTGAGGGGCAGGTGGGTCCCGTCGCCGAGGTCCTGGAGGACAAGGGCAAGGTCAAGTTCTCCGTCGTGGTCTTCGGCCGCGACACCCTGGTGGAGGCGGACTACACCGACCTTGAAAAGATCTGA
- the secE gene encoding preprotein translocase subunit SecE, with the protein MKWKSFIREARAELKRVTWPSRQQVWYSTLVVVAVSLLVAAYLGIVDVLLTAVFSRVIR; encoded by the coding sequence ATGAAGTGGAAGAGTTTTATCCGCGAGGCGAGAGCGGAACTTAAAAGGGTCACCTGGCCCAGTCGCCAGCAGGTCTGGTATTCGACCCTGGTCGTCGTCGCGGTGTCCCTTCTGGTCGCTGCCTACCTCGGGATCGTTGACGTACTTCTTACGGCGGTTTTTTCCAGGGTGATCCGGTAA
- the rpmG gene encoding 50S ribosomal protein L33 yields the protein MADQIGLQCTECKRRNYVTTVNKKKQQKKLEKKKYCKWCKAHTLHKETK from the coding sequence ATGGCAGACCAGATCGGGCTCCAGTGCACCGAGTGCAAGCGCCGCAACTACGTGACCACCGTCAACAAAAAGAAGCAGCAGAAGAAGCTGGAGAAGAAAAAGTATTGCAAATGGTGCAAGGCTCATACCTTGCACAAGGAAACGAAGTAG